TTTGGCAGCACGAGCGCACATGCTTTTTTCGGTAAGATCGTTGGAGGTCGTAATACGGCAAAGTCTACCGTGTTCGGTATCGGCCTCAGCGTGGGTTTGGGTGGTGGCTTCGGTGGTAGTCTGTAATCACACTTAGCTAAGCTTCGGACCTCTGTCTAACAGAATATGGCTGTTTTGGCCAAGCCTGCAGCATTGCCTTTGACCAATGAACTGATAAAAGGTCTGTTTGAATGCAATCGAAAACCATAAAACGAAAACAGGATGCTAGGGGCTCTTTTTCCCGTCGATTCGGGACTGGAGTTTTTGGGCTATTGATACTTATTGTCCCCTTCTCTTATGGTCAAGCTACAGATAGTATTTGGGAGAAATTCGATTCTTCGAATACTACCACAATTGACCACTCCGACTGGCAGGCAATCCTAGATACATACTTGGTCACGGACGACCCATCCGGTATACATCTATTTGACTATCAGGCACTCCAAGAAAACACAGCAGATCGACAGCGTCTCAATCAATACCTTGAGCAGCTTCAAGAGCTGGACCCTCGCCAATATGTACGGGACGTTCAGATGGCCTATTGGATCAATCTCTACAATGCGGTGACCATACGTGTCGTTGTGGATGCCTACCCTGTTGAATCAATTATGCAGATTAACAATGAAGAAAAACCCAATTCCGGGCCATGGAAAGACATTCATGCAACTGTAGCTGGAATTCCCCTAACGCTGGATAATATTGAACACGATATCCTGCGCCCGATCTGGCAAGACAACCGGATTCACTATGCCGTCAATTGCGCCAGTTTGGGTTGTCCGAACCTGGCATCCCAAGCATTCACGGCTGCCAACTTGGAACAACTCTTGGATGAAAATGCGAAAGAATTTGTGAATCATCTGCGTGCAGTGGAACTCTTGGATGAAGCGTTCGGGGTCACCTCAAGTCTGTATTTTTGGTATATGGAAGATTTTGGCGACTCTGAGGCTGGGGTACTGGCGCACCTACAGAAGTATGCAGATGAAGACTTGGCGGAGCAGTTGAAAGGCTTTGAGGGATCATTAGATCATGAGTACGATTGGCGCCTTAATGTAACGAGTATCCAATAGGTTAGCCTACTTCAATGATTTTTGCACTGCTTTCAAAGAATTCACATCCGCACTGCCCCCTCATCTGGGAGAAGGGTGGATCTTCTGGATCTCCACCTGAATATGTCGTAGGACAACGCCAACAGGATCACTCCATACTCAAAAGGTCGTACCCAATCTGGATGTGCGAAGGGATGCATCTCCATGTTATCCAGATTCAGCCCTGTGATATACGATAACAGTACTGCGACCGATGCCGTCCACGCCCATGCACTTGGACGGATCGCTGCAAAGGGAAGCAGCCACAACAGGTACCAGGAATTGACAACTGGCCAGAGTGCGAATAGCCCACCATAAATCCAGTCGCCCCGTACAATTGTGCCAAGAGTACTCCGCCTGTAGACCGAGTAGTAAATCCCTATCGCGATTGCAAGTACAAGCCCACATACGATCCGAGCCGTCGCGTTGGGCACCCAAGGCTTTAACAAACTAAATAAGGCCGCATTGAATTCCCATTCGCGGGTGAATACAAGTAATGTCTCCAAATCTGTACTCCCCTGCAAAACGAAAGGCAAGTAGATCAGCGCCAGTGTTCCGAGAAAGATCCCCCATACACGTAAACGTGCACGCACTAGAATAAACGGGACGACAAGCAATGCAAGAACTTTAGCCCCCACAGCCAAAGCCAAAAAGATGGCCGCACCGTAAATCCTGTCTCTTCGAACCAGCACTATCGCGGCAAGAACAAGAAATACGGCAACTCCGTCAGGATGGGCGGTAAAAGCAATTTCCTTGATCACCAATGGACTCCACGCATAGAGCAGTACTGCCGGTGCAGGTGCCAATCGAAGAAGTAGACCTATGGTCATCAGGTCGAAAAGAATCATTAATGCCTGCAATGCAGTGACACTGCCAGGAGCAAGTCCGTATCCCCCCAAAAAGACAAGTTGCGTTACCGGCCCGTAGATCGTCGGCAATTCAGGGTAGTTGATGCCATCCAGAATACGCTGGAAC
This genomic stretch from Rhodothermaceae bacterium harbors:
- a CDS encoding DUF547 domain-containing protein → MQSKTIKRKQDARGSFSRRFGTGVFGLLILIVPFSYGQATDSIWEKFDSSNTTTIDHSDWQAILDTYLVTDDPSGIHLFDYQALQENTADRQRLNQYLEQLQELDPRQYVRDVQMAYWINLYNAVTIRVVVDAYPVESIMQINNEEKPNSGPWKDIHATVAGIPLTLDNIEHDILRPIWQDNRIHYAVNCASLGCPNLASQAFTAANLEQLLDENAKEFVNHLRAVELLDEAFGVTSSLYFWYMEDFGDSEAGVLAHLQKYADEDLAEQLKGFEGSLDHEYDWRLNVTSIQ